One bacterium genomic region harbors:
- the fusA gene encoding elongation factor G yields the protein MKEISSEAIRNIALVGHGGGGKTTLSEIILYTAKETNRIGKIEDGNTVSDYTPNEVEKQISISSSLMNIEWNNTKINIIDAPGFSDFVGDVKSALKVCDNAVMVIKSVEGIEVGTDSAKNIIDEYKLPSSVIINKVDSEHSTFFETFEAVKERIHQGSTIITFPVSEGLHFNAVVDIVAMKAYTFGEAGSRTVTESDIPADVKEQAEDFRTQLIEKVAEYSEDLMNKYFEEGSLSEADLKKGLKASIVNGNLLPVFAVSANKAVGINNFLDFVSNYFPSPVDRGPAPAKLAGKNEPVMVKVDSNAEPVLFIFKTISEQHVGELSLFKLYSGKVSPGLDLMNENNNKVERLNQLFTLNGHNRKDIAQVVAGDIAAVVKLKDTHTNNTLASKNYSVIINPIEFPEPVIRGAIKAKAKGDEDKIATGLHTLHEEDPSFNVNFDPEISQTIISGQGELQLLLAVKRLKDRYGVDVDLVEPRIPFRETIKAIANDVEYKHKKQSGGRGQYGHIHIKMEPLPRGKGFEFVNAIVGGVVPGRFIPAVEKGIIETMTKGVLAGNQVVDVKVTLFDGTYHTVDSDEMSFKIAASQGFKKGFLEAKPVLLEPIFEIEVKVPEEYMGDVMGDISSKRGKILGMDSDGRFQIIKALVPLAELYKYSSHLRSLTQGRGVHKRRFDHYEEMPKEIEQKVIEEYKKSKEEEN from the coding sequence TTGAAAGAGATCAGTTCAGAGGCTATACGTAATATTGCATTAGTCGGTCACGGCGGAGGCGGCAAAACAACATTATCAGAAATTATTCTTTACACAGCTAAAGAAACTAACAGGATCGGAAAAATCGAAGATGGTAATACCGTTTCCGATTATACTCCTAATGAAGTTGAAAAACAGATCTCGATATCATCCTCTTTAATGAATATAGAATGGAATAATACCAAAATTAATATCATTGATGCTCCGGGATTTTCTGATTTCGTTGGTGATGTAAAAAGTGCTCTAAAAGTTTGTGATAATGCAGTGATGGTAATCAAATCTGTTGAAGGAATTGAAGTTGGTACGGATTCGGCAAAAAATATTATCGATGAATACAAACTGCCATCTTCTGTTATCATTAATAAAGTTGATAGTGAACATTCAACTTTTTTTGAAACCTTTGAAGCAGTGAAGGAAAGAATTCATCAAGGATCAACGATCATTACTTTCCCTGTATCGGAAGGACTTCATTTTAATGCAGTTGTTGATATAGTTGCTATGAAGGCTTATACTTTTGGTGAAGCTGGAAGCCGGACTGTTACTGAATCCGATATTCCTGCAGATGTAAAAGAACAGGCAGAGGATTTCCGAACTCAGTTAATAGAAAAAGTTGCTGAGTATTCAGAAGATTTAATGAATAAATATTTTGAGGAAGGTTCTCTCTCAGAAGCTGATTTAAAGAAAGGATTAAAAGCTTCAATCGTGAATGGAAACCTGCTTCCGGTATTTGCTGTATCTGCAAATAAAGCGGTCGGCATTAATAATTTTCTGGATTTTGTGAGCAATTATTTTCCTTCACCTGTGGACAGAGGACCAGCTCCAGCCAAACTTGCAGGAAAAAATGAACCTGTAATGGTTAAAGTTGATTCTAACGCTGAACCCGTACTTTTCATTTTCAAAACAATTTCTGAACAGCATGTAGGTGAACTTTCGCTCTTTAAATTATACTCAGGTAAAGTTTCGCCTGGTCTGGATCTTATGAATGAAAATAACAATAAGGTTGAAAGATTAAACCAACTGTTCACATTGAACGGACACAACAGAAAGGATATTGCTCAGGTTGTTGCAGGAGATATTGCTGCAGTAGTAAAACTAAAAGACACTCATACAAATAATACACTGGCTTCTAAAAATTATTCGGTTATCATTAATCCTATTGAATTTCCAGAGCCTGTTATCCGCGGTGCAATTAAAGCGAAAGCAAAAGGTGATGAAGACAAAATTGCAACAGGACTTCACACATTGCACGAGGAAGATCCGTCATTCAACGTAAACTTTGATCCGGAAATCTCACAGACGATCATATCAGGCCAGGGTGAACTGCAGCTTTTACTTGCTGTTAAAAGATTGAAGGACAGATACGGAGTTGATGTTGATCTTGTTGAACCGAGAATTCCATTCCGCGAAACTATAAAAGCAATTGCTAATGACGTTGAATATAAACATAAGAAGCAGTCGGGTGGACGTGGTCAGTACGGGCATATACATATTAAAATGGAACCTCTTCCGAGAGGTAAAGGATTTGAGTTTGTTAATGCAATTGTTGGTGGAGTTGTTCCGGGTAGATTCATTCCAGCAGTCGAAAAAGGAATTATTGAAACAATGACGAAGGGTGTACTTGCTGGCAATCAAGTTGTTGATGTTAAGGTAACACTTTTTGATGGGACTTATCACACTGTTGACTCTGATGAAATGTCATTCAAGATTGCGGCAAGCCAGGGATTTAAAAAAGGATTCCTTGAAGCAAAACCTGTGCTGCTTGAACCTATTTTTGAAATCGAAGTTAAAGTTCCGGAAGAATATATGGGCGATGTTATGGGAGATATCTCCAGCAAGCGTGGAAAGATTTTAGGAATGGATAGTGATGGAAGATTTCAGATTATTAAAGCGCTCGTGCCTCTTGCTGAACTTTACAAGTATTCTTCACACCTTAGAAGCTTAACACAGGGAAGAGGAGTTCATAAACGACGGTTTGATCATTATGAAGAAATGCCGAAAGAAATTGAGCAGAAGGTAATCGAGGAATACAAGAAATCAAAAGAAGAAGAAAATTAA
- a CDS encoding toxin-antitoxin system YwqK family antitoxin has product MMNYKSRVIFFLLLISITILSISCGKEEIPKSTLVIKDNLLYKQGSNVPFTGRERALVENKIIEYDVKDGLKHGDFRIFSEEGVLEMEGQTDSNRNVGKWKYFYSDGKIESEGNFVNDIPEGLWIWNYPDGKKKEEGHYKQGKRVGLWYIYDTAGNISFEKNYDIEDSTTVEDEDLKIID; this is encoded by the coding sequence ATGATGAATTACAAATCCCGCGTTATCTTTTTTTTACTTTTAATTTCAATCACAATTCTCTCAATTTCCTGCGGCAAGGAAGAGATTCCAAAATCAACTCTGGTAATAAAAGATAATTTGCTTTACAAACAGGGAAGTAATGTTCCATTTACAGGACGTGAAAGAGCACTCGTTGAAAATAAAATAATTGAATACGATGTTAAAGATGGACTTAAGCATGGTGATTTCAGAATATTTTCAGAAGAAGGTGTTCTTGAAATGGAAGGACAGACTGATAGTAATCGGAATGTCGGTAAATGGAAATACTTTTATTCAGATGGTAAAATTGAATCCGAGGGAAATTTTGTTAATGATATACCTGAAGGACTCTGGATATGGAACTATCCAGACGGTAAGAAAAAAGAAGAAGGACATTACAAGCAAGGAAAAAGAGTTGGCTTGTGGTATATCTACGATACAGCAGGAAATATCTCCTTCGAAAAAAATTATGATATAGAAGATTCAACTACAGTTGAAGACGAAGATTTGAAAATCATCGATTAG
- a CDS encoding MATE family efflux transporter: MLSGRCSSCDGRCVFSYPIAHLFATDETVGNYASEYLYYRFMGIPFFLISVSFRGFFFGISKTKIFMFSGIITNLLNIIFNYIFIYGHFGFPEMGLAGAGLGSTLATVFDGLFYIVIILLPSYRKRFQNLKHLIISKNIISAIVRISWPVSFQNVFILIGFLSFVSITGIIGTLEQAATQAIISTLFISFLPCFGFGIAVQTLVGNNLGAKKYILAKIYGFETAKVATIYTIILGFVFTLIPQCVLLIITNDQTIIQTAVPSLRVAGFAQIFYGVGVVLANGLQAAGRSFYVMMSEVITNLIIFVPIAYFLGVYLNLGLTWAWMALPVYIILYSLIIYLKFSSSNWYTTIQLEK; this comes from the coding sequence TTGCTGTCTGGTAGGTGCTCTAGTTGCGATGGTCGGTGTGTTTTTTCTTACCCGATAGCTCATCTTTTTGCAACAGATGAAACTGTAGGAAATTATGCGAGTGAATATCTTTACTATCGCTTTATGGGGATACCATTTTTTCTCATCTCGGTTTCTTTCCGCGGATTCTTCTTCGGTATTAGTAAAACAAAAATTTTCATGTTCTCCGGTATTATTACAAATCTTCTGAACATCATATTCAACTATATTTTTATTTACGGACATTTCGGTTTTCCTGAAATGGGTTTAGCAGGTGCAGGATTGGGTTCTACACTTGCTACTGTGTTTGATGGTCTTTTCTACATTGTTATTATTCTATTACCTTCGTATCGAAAACGATTCCAAAATCTTAAGCACTTAATTATTAGTAAAAATATTATTTCAGCTATTGTCAGAATCTCTTGGCCGGTCTCATTTCAAAATGTGTTTATACTTATAGGATTTCTCAGTTTTGTTTCTATCACCGGAATCATCGGAACTTTAGAGCAAGCAGCGACACAGGCTATCATAAGTACACTATTCATTTCATTTTTGCCGTGCTTTGGTTTTGGTATTGCTGTGCAAACTTTAGTCGGAAATAATCTGGGTGCAAAAAAATATATCCTTGCGAAAATTTATGGCTTCGAGACGGCGAAAGTAGCTACCATCTACACTATTATACTTGGATTTGTCTTCACACTGATTCCTCAATGCGTATTATTAATTATTACAAATGATCAGACTATTATCCAAACTGCTGTTCCATCATTACGGGTTGCAGGTTTTGCACAAATCTTTTATGGAGTGGGTGTCGTTTTGGCAAACGGACTGCAAGCCGCCGGAAGATCTTTTTATGTTATGATGTCCGAAGTAATAACTAATCTCATAATTTTTGTCCCAATAGCATACTTTTTGGGTGTGTATCTTAATCTTGGATTAACCTGGGCCTGGATGGCGCTTCCGGTTTATATTATTCTATATTCACTTATTATTTATCTCAAATTCAGTTCATCAAACTGGTATACGACCATTCAGCTTGAAAAGTGA
- a CDS encoding pyridoxal phosphate-dependent aminotransferase family protein: MDLFTKCFEFTRADEVKALGVYPYFRPIEENEGPVVQIEGRKIIMAGSNNYLGLTAHPKVVEAAVKAVEKYGTGCSGSRYLTGTLDLHIELEERLAKFFNVESVLLFSTGYQSAQGVIPTLVGRNEYIISDKDNHACIMAGNLMAKGAMGNFLRYKHNDMDDLERVIEKVPIDAAKFIVSDGVFSTGGEIVDLPRLNEIAKKFKARIMIDDAHSVGVIGKGGRGTASEFNLEKDIDLTMGTFSKTFASLGGFVAGPERVINYIKHFSLALIFSASPTPAAVAAALAALNILEKEPERVQKLISNANYMRKNLKEKGFNVIEGRTAIVPVIVGNDELAFKMWRLLYDSGVFVNVFISPGVPEGRQMMRTSYMATHEKEHLDEIIHLFEKAGKAIGLI, translated from the coding sequence TTGGACCTATTCACAAAATGTTTTGAATTTACAAGAGCAGATGAAGTTAAAGCTTTAGGTGTTTATCCTTATTTCAGACCAATTGAAGAAAATGAAGGACCTGTCGTACAGATTGAAGGAAGAAAAATTATTATGGCAGGTTCAAATAATTATCTCGGATTAACAGCCCACCCAAAAGTAGTTGAAGCTGCTGTTAAAGCAGTGGAAAAATACGGCACAGGCTGTTCGGGCTCACGCTATTTAACAGGTACACTTGATCTTCATATTGAACTGGAAGAACGACTCGCAAAATTTTTTAATGTTGAAAGTGTTCTTCTTTTCAGCACAGGTTACCAATCAGCACAGGGCGTTATACCAACACTAGTCGGAAGAAATGAATATATAATTTCTGATAAAGATAACCACGCCTGCATAATGGCTGGCAACTTAATGGCAAAAGGTGCAATGGGGAATTTTCTACGCTATAAACATAACGATATGGATGACCTCGAACGTGTTATTGAAAAAGTTCCAATCGATGCAGCAAAATTTATTGTTAGTGATGGGGTTTTCAGCACCGGCGGTGAAATTGTTGATCTTCCAAGATTAAATGAGATTGCAAAAAAATTCAAAGCCAGAATAATGATTGACGACGCTCATTCTGTTGGCGTCATCGGTAAAGGCGGAAGAGGAACTGCCAGTGAATTCAATCTTGAAAAAGATATAGATCTCACGATGGGTACTTTCAGCAAAACATTTGCATCGCTTGGCGGATTTGTTGCAGGACCGGAAAGAGTAATCAATTACATAAAGCATTTTTCACTTGCTTTAATCTTTAGCGCGTCACCAACACCGGCAGCTGTTGCCGCTGCGTTAGCTGCACTTAATATTCTTGAAAAAGAACCGGAACGTGTTCAAAAACTCATAAGCAATGCAAACTATATGAGGAAGAATCTCAAAGAAAAAGGATTTAATGTTATTGAAGGACGAACAGCAATTGTTCCCGTAATAGTTGGAAATGATGAACTCGCATTCAAGATGTGGCGCTTACTATATGACAGCGGTGTTTTTGTAAATGTATTCATCTCACCGGGTGTACCTGAAGGAAGACAGATGATGAGAACCAGTTACATGGCAACTCACGAAAAAGAACATCTTGATGAAATAATTCATTTATTCGAAAAAGCTGGAAAAGCAATCGGCTTGATCTAA
- the maf gene encoding septum formation protein Maf gives MIKTKIPIYLASKSPRRRKLLKQLGIKFKAFSVNSPEDFLDGEHPVRCVKRIALEKMEFAKRKVNGGIIITADTIVVLNHKVIGKPVTKIDAIKILSQLSGKVHTVYTGFCVLNQKTGVMVIDYEKTEVEFRKLMKDEIIDYVDGGSPMDKAGAYGIQDDFGAVFVKRINGCYYNVVGLPLTKLYKALREVS, from the coding sequence ATGATTAAAACGAAAATTCCAATTTATCTTGCTTCAAAATCCCCTCGACGGAGAAAACTATTGAAGCAGCTCGGGATAAAATTCAAAGCCTTCTCAGTCAATTCTCCTGAAGATTTTCTTGATGGTGAGCATCCGGTCCGTTGTGTTAAAAGAATTGCTCTTGAAAAAATGGAGTTTGCCAAACGCAAAGTAAACGGAGGTATAATAATAACTGCTGACACCATTGTTGTGTTGAATCATAAAGTTATCGGCAAGCCTGTTACCAAAATAGATGCAATAAAAATACTTTCGCAGCTGAGTGGAAAAGTTCATACAGTCTACACCGGCTTTTGTGTCCTAAATCAAAAAACCGGCGTGATGGTGATCGATTATGAAAAGACTGAAGTTGAATTCCGTAAACTTATGAAAGATGAAATCATTGATTATGTTGATGGCGGCAGTCCGATGGATAAAGCAGGTGCATATGGAATTCAGGATGATTTTGGTGCTGTCTTCGTAAAAAGAATAAATGGTTGTTACTATAATGTTGTCGGGTTACCGCTGACCAAATTATACAAAGCTCTTCGGGAAGTAAGCTGA
- a CDS encoding flippase-like domain-containing protein, producing MLKKLKQKVIVSIVIAGVFYLAFTIYADFNQVIQAFGRFNLWLLPLLLVLSFLNYFTRFLKWDYYLSIVKVKLKKIDSLSTFMSGLIMSVTPAKLGEVLKSVLVKEITGDSISKTAPIILAERITDFLSLLVISIAGAIVFDYGGNITIMVAIFFVILIIVISNKRIALPIINVSEKIPLIKKYIQHIHSAYESSYQLLKLKPLILMTLLSLISWGFECLGYYLILVNFNADFGLLWASFSYSFSTIVGAISMLPGGLGLTEGSLTFLLVQKGISADIAVATTFIVRVVTLWFAVLVGIVSLSFYQKRFGQINNDQI from the coding sequence TTGTTAAAAAAACTTAAACAAAAAGTAATCGTTTCGATTGTTATAGCAGGTGTATTTTATCTTGCGTTTACAATTTATGCTGACTTCAATCAGGTTATTCAGGCTTTCGGAAGATTTAATCTTTGGCTTCTTCCATTATTACTTGTCCTTTCATTTCTTAATTACTTCACAAGATTTTTAAAGTGGGATTATTATCTCTCAATAGTAAAAGTTAAGTTAAAAAAAATTGATTCACTTTCTACTTTTATGTCCGGATTAATTATGAGTGTTACTCCAGCAAAACTTGGAGAAGTTCTTAAATCTGTTTTGGTGAAAGAAATAACGGGTGACTCAATCAGCAAAACAGCTCCGATAATTTTAGCTGAACGTATTACAGATTTTTTATCCCTGCTTGTGATATCTATTGCTGGTGCTATCGTATTCGATTACGGTGGGAATATCACAATTATGGTAGCGATATTTTTTGTAATCCTGATAATTGTAATAAGCAACAAGCGGATTGCTTTACCTATTATTAATGTATCTGAAAAAATTCCGCTCATCAAAAAATATATTCAACACATTCATTCTGCTTATGAAAGTTCTTATCAGTTATTAAAACTAAAGCCATTGATTTTAATGACACTGCTTAGTTTGATTTCCTGGGGTTTTGAGTGCCTGGGGTATTATTTAATCCTCGTCAATTTTAATGCGGATTTCGGACTTCTGTGGGCATCATTTAGTTACAGCTTTTCAACAATTGTCGGAGCTATATCTATGTTACCTGGAGGTTTAGGATTAACAGAAGGTTCATTAACATTTCTATTAGTACAAAAAGGGATCTCAGCAGATATTGCAGTAGCAACAACATTCATCGTTCGGGTTGTTACTTTGTGGTTTGCAGTTTTGGTTGGAATAGTAAGCCTATCATTCTACCAAAAAAGATTCGGGCAAATAAACAACGATCAAATCTGA
- a CDS encoding redoxin domain-containing protein produces MIHRVYILFTIVVFFSANSLSQKKPLDLAIIGEPLKEFSLPIYNGGIFQLSDAAGKNILLVFPRGYYDKDVWCDICAYEYLDLVDEFSNKNLAEKYNLELVFVLPYDTSTIRKWLEEIPDVYAGLEAGKHLPDTLTNEKSKTWVHFANKHYPKTFSIKKGETPQPFIILSDEKHELSERLDIFRTEWWGTKVDQNIPALILLDTEGKVVFKYISQHTIDRPSSKYLIKIIDTMIVK; encoded by the coding sequence ATGATTCACAGAGTTTATATTCTTTTCACAATCGTTGTATTTTTTAGTGCAAATAGTCTTTCTCAAAAAAAACCTCTCGATCTAGCAATAATCGGTGAACCATTAAAAGAATTCAGCCTACCAATCTATAATGGAGGCATTTTTCAGCTTTCAGATGCAGCTGGAAAAAATATTTTATTGGTTTTTCCCAGGGGTTATTATGATAAAGACGTTTGGTGTGACATCTGTGCTTATGAATATCTGGATCTTGTGGATGAATTTTCCAACAAAAATCTTGCTGAAAAATATAACCTCGAGTTAGTTTTTGTTTTACCATATGACACAAGTACAATTCGAAAATGGTTGGAAGAAATACCTGATGTCTATGCAGGTCTGGAAGCTGGCAAACATCTGCCGGATACTTTAACAAATGAAAAATCAAAGACATGGGTACATTTTGCAAATAAACATTACCCCAAAACTTTTTCCATCAAAAAAGGTGAAACACCTCAACCGTTTATAATATTATCAGACGAAAAACACGAGCTTTCTGAAAGATTAGATATTTTTAGGACCGAATGGTGGGGGACAAAGGTTGATCAAAATATTCCCGCATTAATTCTATTGGATACAGAAGGTAAGGTAGTTTTCAAATATATAAGTCAGCATACTATTGACAGACCTTCTTCAAAATACTTGATAAAAATTATCGACACAATGATTGTTAAATGA
- a CDS encoding HIT domain-containing protein has product MKNLWSPWRSNYIESFREEQSSGGCIFCEALDKEVSDLNNLLVRKSKNTLVMLNLYPYNNGHLMIVPKRHLGSVEQLSAEESHELMDEIILAEMILQKVYSPQGFNIGANLGRAGGAGIEDHIHFHIVPRWNGDTNFMPAIGEVKVISQELSITKEKLIAGYQELIKK; this is encoded by the coding sequence ATGAAAAATCTTTGGTCTCCCTGGAGATCTAACTATATCGAATCATTTAGAGAAGAACAATCGTCTGGTGGATGCATTTTTTGCGAAGCATTGGATAAAGAGGTATCTGATCTAAACAATCTTCTTGTCCGTAAATCAAAAAATACCTTGGTGATGCTGAACCTCTATCCATATAATAATGGTCATCTGATGATCGTTCCAAAGAGACATCTTGGTTCTGTTGAGCAGCTCAGTGCAGAAGAATCTCATGAATTAATGGATGAAATTATATTAGCTGAGATGATACTTCAGAAAGTATATTCACCGCAGGGATTCAATATCGGTGCGAATCTAGGTAGAGCAGGCGGTGCAGGAATAGAAGACCACATTCATTTTCACATTGTGCCCAGATGGAATGGTGACACGAACTTTATGCCTGCAATCGGTGAAGTGAAAGTAATCTCGCAGGAACTTTCGATAACCAAAGAAAAGCTGATAGCCGGTTACCAAGAATTAATTAAAAAGTAA
- a CDS encoding NAD(P)-dependent oxidoreductase, whose amino-acid sequence MNDKQIAVVTGANGFVGSHLVDNLLSKNFEVRCIVRKSSNLRWLEGKNVQICDCGLFDREGLRKAFKDANYIFHVAGVVKAKNEEGYLKGNVEATKVLLEVASEVKDTLKKFIVVSSQTVSGPSLNGIPVTEEMKPNPLTTYARSKLKQEQTALSYKNIFPVTICRAPAIFGERDTEIFIYFQVFNRGLTTMIGFDKKELSLLHVTDLAEGLYLAAISEKSNGQIYYISSEKFYTWDEVGKITSSVLNKKAFKIRIPHFIVFIIAAVAQFFAMFSSKPATLNIEKAKDLVQRYWICDTSKAVRELGYRQNVSVEEGIRRTCSWYKEMKWI is encoded by the coding sequence ATGAATGACAAGCAAATAGCAGTTGTAACCGGAGCCAATGGTTTTGTTGGCAGTCACCTCGTGGATAACCTTCTCTCAAAAAATTTTGAAGTGAGATGCATCGTAAGAAAATCCAGTAATCTCCGTTGGCTCGAAGGAAAAAACGTACAAATATGTGATTGCGGTTTATTTGATAGAGAAGGATTGCGCAAAGCATTTAAAGATGCGAACTATATTTTTCACGTTGCCGGAGTCGTAAAAGCAAAAAATGAAGAAGGATATCTGAAAGGTAATGTTGAAGCGACTAAAGTTCTTCTCGAAGTTGCTTCGGAAGTGAAAGATACACTAAAAAAGTTCATTGTCGTAAGCAGTCAGACAGTCAGTGGTCCTTCATTGAACGGAATACCGGTCACCGAAGAAATGAAACCAAATCCATTAACAACTTATGCACGTAGTAAACTCAAACAAGAACAAACGGCTTTAAGTTATAAGAATATTTTTCCTGTGACGATTTGCCGCGCACCGGCTATCTTTGGTGAAAGAGATACTGAAATATTTATTTATTTCCAGGTGTTCAATCGTGGATTAACTACGATGATCGGTTTTGATAAAAAGGAATTAAGTTTACTTCATGTTACCGATTTAGCTGAAGGATTGTACCTCGCAGCTATTTCAGAAAAAAGTAACGGGCAAATATATTATATCAGTTCGGAAAAATTTTATACATGGGATGAAGTTGGCAAAATCACTTCATCGGTTCTTAACAAGAAAGCATTTAAAATCAGGATACCACACTTCATTGTATTTATAATTGCTGCAGTCGCACAATTCTTTGCGATGTTCAGTTCAAAACCTGCAACTTTGAATATCGAAAAAGCAAAAGATTTGGTGCAGCGATATTGGATATGCGATACTTCAAAAGCTGTCAGAGAGCTTGGTTACAGACAAAATGTTTCTGTCGAAGAGGGGATAAGACGAACTTGCTCGTGGTATAAAGAAATGAAATGGATTTAA
- a CDS encoding SpoIID/LytB domain-containing protein codes for MPSFKYPFSFYYNLFNKIFPTFILFSLLIFISCSPSKRFPADDGKESGRIEKESNDIIEAKEDVSSEFTYSNLRVLLSGVTSTEYLSIGSSAYLINGNSRIALIKPGNKINCSENDGRINLTINNESFEGEIYFLVSSNGEDIVNINGRNYRGKIQISSSGNSVNVINFINLEDYVKGVLAKEMPIGKNEENLEALKALAICVRTYALQRLKDGKIYFDLYSDTRDQVYGGADAESPITNKAVEQTANIILMYGDAPAIVFYHSTCGGYTESSQNVFTKEQFPYLSGIQDGSDPYCKISPRFEWEESFNKELIIERLKNYSLLDNANYSLEEVNILSRLDSGRVDELEFRTTDHNGNRNSIIVRGNEIRSVLRTGDGKNILWSTMFNISTERNNIVLVGNGFGHGVGLCQWGAIALSRMGWSYEEILEHYYPGTYEGIIDD; via the coding sequence TTGCCCTCCTTTAAATATCCCTTTTCCTTTTACTATAATCTCTTTAACAAAATTTTTCCCACTTTCATTCTTTTTTCGTTATTAATTTTTATTAGCTGCTCACCCTCTAAGAGGTTCCCGGCGGATGATGGAAAGGAAAGCGGTAGAATTGAAAAAGAGAGTAATGATATAATTGAAGCAAAAGAGGATGTTTCTTCGGAATTTACATATTCAAATTTACGAGTGCTGCTCTCTGGTGTTACTTCAACAGAATATTTATCAATAGGATCATCAGCATATTTAATTAATGGTAATTCCAGAATTGCTCTCATCAAGCCAGGGAACAAAATAAATTGTTCTGAGAATGATGGAAGAATAAATCTCACAATTAATAATGAAAGCTTCGAAGGAGAGATTTATTTTCTTGTTTCCTCCAATGGCGAAGACATAGTTAATATTAATGGAAGGAACTACAGGGGTAAAATTCAAATTTCGTCTTCAGGTAATTCAGTAAATGTAATTAATTTTATTAATCTTGAAGATTATGTAAAGGGTGTGTTGGCTAAGGAAATGCCAATCGGAAAAAATGAAGAAAATCTTGAAGCGCTTAAAGCACTTGCAATCTGCGTGAGAACTTACGCTCTGCAAAGACTTAAAGATGGAAAAATTTATTTTGATCTTTATTCAGATACTCGCGACCAGGTTTACGGCGGTGCTGACGCAGAAAGTCCAATCACTAATAAAGCAGTTGAGCAAACAGCGAATATAATTTTAATGTATGGAGACGCTCCAGCAATCGTGTTCTATCATTCCACCTGCGGGGGATATACTGAATCTTCTCAAAATGTTTTTACAAAAGAACAATTTCCATATCTATCAGGAATCCAGGACGGATCGGATCCCTACTGTAAAATTTCACCAAGATTTGAATGGGAAGAATCTTTCAATAAAGAATTAATAATTGAGCGGTTAAAAAATTATTCACTTTTAGATAACGCTAATTATAGCCTGGAGGAAGTAAATATCCTGAGCAGGCTTGATTCAGGAAGAGTAGATGAATTAGAATTTAGAACCACTGATCATAATGGAAATAGGAATTCAATAATCGTCCGTGGGAATGAAATCAGGAGTGTTTTACGTACAGGAGACGGAAAAAATATTTTATGGAGTACTATGTTTAATATCTCAACTGAAAGAAATAATATTGTTCTTGTCGGAAATGGATTTGGACATGGTGTTGGTCTCTGTCAATGGGGAGCAATAGCGTTATCAAGAATGGGCTGGAGCTATGAGGAAATTCTTGAACATTATTATCCCGGAACATATGAAGGAATCATAGATGATTAA
- a CDS encoding YtxH domain-containing protein, with translation MGQGNNFKKGLLIGFFTGGALGAALALLFAPKSGKELRKDIKDKSEEYLDEAEKYISQAREKAVDMINEGKKRSEKLVRDAKDKSDQLMKDAEKVYKDAREKVSDSIKTGKDSIEHKKDQIKDAIKAGVDAYKESKHSGD, from the coding sequence ATGGGACAAGGAAATAATTTCAAAAAAGGTCTTTTGATTGGATTTTTTACCGGCGGCGCACTGGGTGCTGCTCTTGCTTTGCTTTTTGCACCTAAAAGTGGAAAAGAATTGAGGAAGGACATTAAAGATAAAAGCGAAGAGTATCTGGATGAAGCCGAGAAATATATTTCTCAAGCCAGAGAAAAAGCCGTCGATATGATTAATGAGGGAAAGAAGCGATCAGAAAAATTAGTCAGAGATGCTAAAGATAAATCCGATCAGCTGATGAAGGATGCTGAAAAAGTTTATAAAGATGCAAGGGAAAAAGTTTCTGATTCAATTAAAACCGGTAAAGATTCTATAGAGCATAAAAAAGATCAGATAAAAGATGCGATAAAAGCCGGTGTGGATGCTTATAAAGAATCCAAACATTCCGGGGATTAA